Part of the Penicillium digitatum chromosome 4, complete sequence genome is shown below.
CTTAGGGACGGCCAAACGCGCTCTGTCGAGAACGGATCGCGCCCGGACGACGGCACCCGCTTTTTCTTCCAGTCGCGAGGCAAGTAGCCAGAGCGCGACGGACTTCGGGCAGGCTCTAGTGCCTGTTCCGTAGGCCTCGCGCGCCTGCGGGAACTTGTTCTGTGATTCGTAGATTTGGCCCTTGATCATCCAGAGCTTGTCAGCCTTCGGGAAAAGTTGTAAGCCTTGGTTGACTAGATCTAAAGCGTCGTCGATGTTGCCGAGCTGCCGCTCAAAGGCAACACTCTTGGTCCACACGCGATCTGTGCCAGCTTCACGGCGGGCAGTAACCAGAAGTTCTCTGGCTTGGTCTGTCTTTTTGGCATCAGCCTCCAGTTTAACAGCAGCCAGCCAGATATCTTCGTTGTTGGGGTTTTGGTGGAAGGCACGGCCGAGAACTCGTCGAGCATCGTCAATATCTCCAGACTGCCATTTCTCcttggcaagaagaagccagAGCTCCTCGCTTTGGGGGCACGCATCGACTgctttctccagaacctgccAGAGAGCTTCCTTGGTGCCGTGGTTGCGCTCCAGGTCTGCTGCCGCGAGCCAAATGGATCGGCGGTTCACAAAGACCCGCAAAGCGTAAGCATAAATTGCCCGGGCAGTTTCGTAATTACCACGGGCAATGCTAGCCTTTGCGTCATCCATCCAGATATCTTTTcggtcatcatcctcatccaggCCCCATCCTAAAGTCTCTTGAATAATACTACCACATGTCAGCACAGCGCCTTCGCCTTCGCATTTTTCGGCTTCTGTGATCCATTCCTCTCTTTTGAGCATGGCGTTCTCTCGGGCCAGTGACTGGATAGCACGCTTCATGACATTGACCTTTGCGAATGTACCCATCTGCTCCTGGAGTCGAGCTGCAGCAATCCAGATTTCGTAGCTAGTAGGAACGGCCTTGCGAGCGGCGTTCAAGACTTTCTGTGCATTTTCCGGGGTTTCAAGACGAGCAAGGGCAAGCCACAACTCGACTGACAGTGGAATGATTTCGACGGCCTTTGCCAACAGCAAGCGCGCATCGGCGGGATCATCTTCTAGATTGACAGCTTCTTTCCAGATCTGCACTGATTGGGGAATATGCAAAATAGCTTGCCGAAGAACATTCTTCTTGGCACGGGTGTCCGTTTCTAATCTCATGGCCTCAGTCCAAAGTCTTGTGGAACGGTCATTGTTCTTGATGGCATTCGCTGCAATAACCTTTGCATTGTGGCCTTCATTGAGTCGAATGTTTTCTAGCCATGCATCTTCGCTTTTGGGGCAGAGCTCACACCCTTTAGCGATGAGAGTCCTGGCAGCCACAATCCGGCCAGCAAGCTCTTCCAGACGAGCTAGAGCAATCCAACCGGGAGCATGCTTAGGGTTGGTCTTGGTGACGGATTCTAACAGGGTACGAACTCGCTTTATATCGCCCACCTCAACTTCGCCAGCTTTGGCTTCTGATTGTGTCAAGCTAGTGAGGTAACCCTTGGGGTCGATATTCGTAGCAGTTCCAGACTTATCAGCGGATGATCCTAGCGCAGCTTGATCAAGTCGAACCTTCAGCACCTTATCACGGGCCGCTCCGATGTCTGCGAAGTTCATCATGGTGCTGTCGGCGTTTTCTCCTTCGTCGATAGTCGTTTCCGTGCCATCTTCGGTAATTGTCGTGCCGTATTGAGCTGAGTCTCTCGCACTAGCAATCACACTATCGGGTACGGCGTAGTGCCGTTGTCGGGCATTCTGTTTCTCTCGTCGATTCTTGCCCGTCAAATCTCCTACCTCCGGGAGGTTGGCCCAGTCTTCTTCCGATACCGAGGCGAGTGTGCGTTTCAGATCGGCAAATTGGTGTTGGATCTTCGGGTTATTGCGTTCGTATTCCTGTTGTTGGGCTTTCTCTCGAGCTTCCCTGTAGGTGGCGAACGATTCAAGTCGGTACTCTGTCCAAACAACCGGGGCTAACCCGATAAACAAAGGTTTCGGAGGGAAAATGGAAGGAAAATAACTAACCTGCGAGCTCTCCGGCGCTTGTCCATTTTCTCATCTACCTCCTGGTAGATGCGGTCTgcctcgtcatcttcttggTCGAATTGTCCATATGCGAACAGCCCGACTTCATTGTCAGGATCCTGGAACcgctcatcttcctcctccttatcctcttcttttccacCTTTTTCACGTGTAGTGGCCCCGTAGGCAGTGGGTGCAGCAGCTCCCAGAAGCTGAGCTCTCTTGGTGAGAGCAGCCTGGATCTGTTCGGGCGTAGGTCCTTCACGTGCCGGACCAAGATCGGAGCGAGTGGTGAATCCTGTCGCACCACGACCTAGACCAGCAACATAGTTCTCAGGCGCTGCCTGGCTTAGGAAATCCTTTCGTCCAGACGCCATGTTGGGCACGACACAACTCTGAGAGCTCGACGCCGACGGCGCTGAAGGCGAAGGCAGGCCCGGATGAAAGTAATTCCGTTGCCGGCAATCTTATCGCAAAAAAAGTTCCCGCCCACATTGGAAGTTCATGTGCTCTGTTGCCCAAGGCATTCTGTTTTGATTCTTTTGATTATTGTCAAATTTCAGAGGCTGACTGCTTCAAGATGCCAAAGGTTAACAAGCAGAAGCGCAATAGCGCCGCTTCACAGGGTCTATCAGATGCTGCTGCCAAGACAAAAGCTGCTCACAGCATCTTCAAGATGAACACTGATATTGGCCAGCACGTTCTAAAGAACCCTGGTATTGCTGGTAGGGACTGGTTTTCACTGCACTGTGTCTACCGTAACTAACAATAGGCTATCTAGCTGCAATTGTGGAAAAGGCCGAGCTCAAGCAAAGCGATGTAAGTTACAAAAGACATTGATTGTTCTAACAAAAACTAACAAGTTGATACAACAGATCGTCCTTGAAATTGGTCCCGGTACTGGTAACTTGACAGCCAAGATTCTAGAAAAGGCAAAGAAGTGCATTGCCGTGGAGTTGGATCCTCGTATGGCTGCAGAAGTCACAAAGCGCTTCCAGTCCACTCCATACCAAAAGCGCCTGGAGGTCATTCTTGGAGATGTGATGAAGACGGAGCTCCCATACTTCGATGTCTGTATCAGTAATACTCCTTACCAGGTACAAAACCCCATATCTCCTTCAAACGCTGTCCCCGAGTCTAACAAAGTCAAGATCTCTTCTCCTCTCACATTCAAGCTCCTGGCTACATCTCCGGCGCCTCGTTCCTGTGTACTCATGTAAGTCCCCATCATCAAGGCTAGAAGCTTTCAGAAATGTTCTGTGTAGTTGAAAGCTGACATGTTAACCCTCTGTGCAGGTTCCAACGTGAGTTCGCTCTGCGTTTATTCGCCAAGCCCGGCGACAAACTTTACAGTCGACTTTCAGTCAATGCGCAAATGTGGGccaagattgatcatatcaTGAAGGTTGGCAAGAACAACTTCAAACCACCGCCGCAGGTCGAGTCAAGCGTCATTCGAATGGTCCCTAAGAACCCACGGCCACAGATCAACTACGAAGAGTGGGATGGCCTTTTGCGAATTGTCTTCGTACGGAAGAACAAGACCCTTCGGTCCAGTTTCATTGGCACGACAAGCATCATGGAATTGTTAGAGGCAAACTATCGGACATGGTGTGCACAAAATGACATCCCGGTGGAGGATGGCCCGGTTGAAGTCGTCAATGACAATGCCATGGCAATGGACATGGACGAGGAGCAAGAAGAGGAACAGGCTGTCGAGGAACCGGTTGACGAAGTCATGGATATGGACGATGACGATGTTCCTGATTTCTTCAAGGAGAGCACAAATGCCCGTCTCGAAGCAGCACTGAAGAATGGAGCTTCACGCAAGAAGCGTAGCAAGGTTGCAGAATTAGTCCGCGAGAAAGTGCGCCAGGTCCTAGAGGACGACACTGATCTCGGAGAGAGGCGCGCGAGAATGTGTGATGAGAATGATTTCTTGAAGCTGCTGTGGGCATTCAACCAAAAGGGCATTCATTTCAACTGAGCGAGACGGACCATGTCTGCCCCGGGAGAAGGCATCCGAAAAAACAGAAGTTGGGAATTCGGATCATGAATTATGATTATCATCAATAAAAGATACCATTTTCAGGAGGTTCATCACCAGCAGGCCGGAGGTGAGCACGCGAGTCTTGAAACAGGCTCTGCCAGATAAATGCTTCACTGAGTAAGAGCTCAATGTCTTTCTCGGTCCAACCCTTCGTTGGCAATGCTTGGAGGAACATCATAACCTCCTGGAAGAACGTTAGTACCTGTTTAATGGTGGCAATGTTCGATTGCAAAATCGTACCTGGAAATCCATCTTGACCAATTGATCTGTCCACTTAACCAAGAATGCAGCACAAACATATAGGTGGAATCGAGAGAAGCCCTGCTCCTCGGCCTGGAATGACAGTCAATACCATGTAAAGCAGTCCTGTGGGGGAATAGGTACCATGTACGTGTCCCACATGCGTATCGTGTTTTTGATGCTCATTTCCCGCATGAGCAAGCAGTTCATCCATCGGAAACTAAATTGCATAAATTCCACACCTTCTTGCTCTAGGTGCTTCGCAAGCGCTGCATCGATGCGCACTGTCAGATCTCGTAGTGCCCTGACCTGTCGGTGAATGCCAGGCTGGGCATAAATGTAGTTGTCCTGGATACCATCCAGCAGCTTTGTCAAACACCAAAAGGTGTCTGCTTCTACCGCATCTAGCACACTCCGAGGCAATTGGCCTGGGTCCATGCCATCTTCAACGTTCAGATCGGTTATGTAAACGCCCAGGAAGACCTGCCAGAATGGTGTGACTAGATCATTGATACCTTGGACGTAACCACTTGCTGGGTGTCGAATGGCCCAGAGATAAAGGATGCGTTCCAAGGAGCGCTGGGTGGCTTCATAGCCGTACAATGGGATGTGAGGGCTGGTGCGTGGAACGTCGATGCTAATCTGGTGCCAAACCGCCTCATCAAGACCTCTACCGCGGCCTTTGGTCGAAGGGGGGTTTGCAGAGCTTGCCCCGCTACCCCGATCAAAGGCCTGCCGGACTCCGTCAAGGTATTCCTTGCGCTTCCGTTCCAGGGTGGAAATGCGTCGCTCGCTGTTTGTAGGAAGGTAGCCAAGGAGAAGTTGCCAGGTCATTGGCCGCACTTCTTCCGGGACACCGGACCAAGCGAGATCCCGCAGCTCAGTGGGAGATACTGTGCTTGCTTGCAATATGCGCTTGAACTTGTTAATTCGCGTAATGTGACTCGAATGGATATCCCTCTCTTTAGGTGAAGCATCTATAGGAGGTGGGGAGTGATTGATGAGATTCAAAGCATTAGCAGGATCTATACATGTTAGCATAGCCCTGCTTCTTTCCAGTCATCAAGTCATACATACCTTGTAAGATGTCCTTGTATTGAGGTCTGAGGATCTTCCCATCTCCCTTACGAGCAGTTGGATACAGCGGGGCACCACGCTCCTCTGCAATATCCGAGCTATTTGCGCGTTGCCTGTTGGCGGCTGCTAATCCAAACCCAAGTGTTGAGGGGTTGCCTGCTGCCCCACCACTGAAATCAATGTTCTGGGCCTTCAAAGGCGCGGAATTTTTCCTCCTCATACTAGCAAGACTAGGGAGTCCGAAttcgtcttcgtcatcatcgtacacaatctcatcatcataatcatcttcatcttcatcttcatctgtAGGGTCACGGCTCCACTCGTCGACCCCGTCAGTCATTATGCCGGGGTACGGTTGCCGGGGAGGTGAGGCGACCAAGTTTCCTGGTCGGCGAACCAAGTTTGATGCAAAATTTGTAGCCGATGGCTTCGGTGGTGTTCTCGGGGTTGGGTGGGAGGAGGTAGGTCTGCCAAGGAAGACACTTGTCAGTCGTTGTTTCCGATCAATTGCAGGATCTGTAGAATGCATTCTAACGTACTGTACAATATCAGCATGTGAGTATGATGCGCCAACAACAGTATTCGAGCCATGGAACTTCGACGATCCCGGGTTTAGGGACGCATTTCGGCCAGCCCAAAAGGGCGAATCGGCACGTCTTCAAAGAACATTAGCACTCAACAGACATTACAACTGCTTTGGTAGCTGTAGAAAAGCGCATTCAAAGCTTTGACTCACTCAGACTTGTCTGTGAAATGGGAAGAAAGACCATGTAAGCTATAGCTGCGATTAAAATGCAAGGGGAGGCAAAAGATACGAACCAACCTGGACCATTTCCTAGTGATGCAGTTAGCTCCATGTCACCGAAGGATGCAAGAAAAGATTAGGATCAGAATGATGAACACACCTGTTTCCCTTTTTTGTTCGCCATCGTATGGGGATTCCGAGAGTGGTGTGCTCATGCGGGAGTCTAATACACGTGCGGGGTGGCACTGTAATAGAATGAATACCGTTATCCTGCAGCCAGGCCATGTAGGAACTGAAATTAAGATCAATAGAGCATATCAGAGAGGAGTAGACTCGAAATGAAAGGCAGATGAAAGCAATTTTGTA
Proteins encoded:
- a CDS encoding Dimethyladenosine transferase, which codes for MPKVNKQKRNSAASQGLSDAAAKTKAAHSIFKMNTDIGQHVLKNPGIAAAIVEKAELKQSDIVLEIGPGTGNLTAKILEKAKKCIAVELDPRMAAEVTKRFQSTPYQKRLEVILGDVMKTELPYFDVCISNTPYQISSPLTFKLLATSPAPRSCVLMFQREFALRLFAKPGDKLYSRLSVNAQMWAKIDHIMKVGKNNFKPPPQVESSVIRMVPKNPRPQINYEEWDGLLRIVFVRKNKTLRSSFIGTTSIMELLEANYRTWCAQNDIPVEDGPVEVVNDNAMAMDMDEEQEEEQAVEEPVDEVMDMDDDDVPDFFKESTNARLEAALKNGASRKKRSKVAELVREKVRQVLEDDTDLGERRARMCDENDFLKLLWAFNQKGIHFN
- a CDS encoding RabGAP/TBC; this translates as MANKKGKQEMVQVDKSERADSPFWAGRNASLNPGSSKFHGSNTVVGASYSHADIVQPTSSHPTPRTPPKPSATNFASNLVRRPGNLVASPPRQPYPGIMTDGVDEWSRDPTDEDEDEDDYDDEIVYDDDEDEFGLPSLASMRRKNSAPLKAQNIDFSGGAAGNPSTLGFGLAAANRQRANSSDIAEERGAPLYPTARKGDGKILRPQYKDILQDPANALNLINHSPPPIDASPKERDIHSSHITRINKFKRILQASTVSPTELRDLAWSGVPEEVRPMTWQLLLGYLPTNSERRISTLERKRKEYLDGVRQAFDRGSGASSANPPSTKGRGRGLDEAVWHQISIDVPRTSPHIPLYGYEATQRSLERILYLWAIRHPASGYVQGINDLVTPFWQVFLGVYITDLNVEDGMDPGQLPRSVLDAVEADTFWCLTKLLDGIQDNYIYAQPGIHRQVRALRDLTVRIDAALAKHLEQEGVEFMQFSFRWMNCLLMREMSIKNTIRMWDTYMAEEQGFSRFHLYVCAAFLVKWTDQLVKMDFQEVMMFLQALPTKGWTEKDIELLLSEAFIWQSLFQDSRAHLRPAGDEPPENGIFY
- a CDS encoding MRNA splicing factor (Prp1/Zer1), putative, which encodes MASGRKDFLSQAAPENYVAGLGRGATGFTTRSDLGPAREGPTPEQIQAALTKRAQLLGAAAPTAYGATTREKGGKEEDKEEEDERFQDPDNEVGLFAYGQFDQEDDEADRIYQEVDEKMDKRRRARREAREKAQQQEYERNNPKIQHQFADLKRTLASVSEEDWANLPEVGDLTGKNRREKQNARQRHYAVPDSVIASARDSAQYGTTITEDGTETTIDEGENADSTMMNFADIGAARDKVLKVRLDQAALGSSADKSGTATNIDPKGYLTSLTQSEAKAGEVEVGDIKRVRTLLESVTKTNPKHAPGWIALARLEELAGRIVAARTLIAKGCELCPKSEDAWLENIRLNEGHNAKVIAANAIKNNDRSTRLWTEAMRLETDTRAKKNVLRQAILHIPQSVQIWKEAVNLEDDPADARLLLAKAVEIIPLSVELWLALARLETPENAQKVLNAARKAVPTSYEIWIAAARLQEQMGTFAKVNVMKRAIQSLARENAMLKREEWITEAEKCEGEGAVLTCGSIIQETLGWGLDEDDDRKDIWMDDAKASIARGNYETARAIYAYALRVFVNRRSIWLAAADLERNHGTKEALWQVLEKAVDACPQSEELWLLLAKEKWQSGDIDDARRVLGRAFHQNPNNEDIWLAAVKLEADAKKTDQARELLVTARREAGTDRVWTKSVAFERQLGNIDDALDLVNQGLQLFPKADKLWMIKGQIYESQNKFPQAREAYGTGTRACPKSVALWLLASRLEEKAGAVVRARSVLDRARLAVPKNAELWTESVRVERRANNIAQAKVLMARAIQEVPTSGLLWSESIWYLEPRAQRKARSLEAIKKVENDPILFITVARIFWGERRLEKAMTWFEKAIVLDSDYGDGWAWYYKFLLQHGTEEKRSDVVSKCISMEPKHGEIWQSIVKDPANAYKTTEEILKLVANTIS